A genomic stretch from Acidobacteriota bacterium includes:
- a CDS encoding cold-shock protein, translating to MSNNREQGTVKWFNASKGYGFIQRQGGEDVFVHFSAIQGDGYRSLQEGAPVEFEVVRGPKGLQAANVVQL from the coding sequence GTGAGTAACAATCGTGAGCAAGGAACCGTAAAGTGGTTCAACGCCAGCAAGGGGTATGGTTTCATCCAGCGGCAAGGTGGCGAGGACGTTTTCGTCCACTTTTCTGCGATCCAGGGAGACGGTTATCGTAGCCTTCAGGAAGGTGCGCCCGTCGAGTTCGAAGTCGTAAGGGGACCGAAAGGACTCCAAGCGGCTAACGTGGTTCAACTCTAA
- a CDS encoding PASTA domain-containing protein, with protein MKVNDSVRTVLRLLFLVAVLMSIAVVSAITTIRLTVHGRQETLPNLVGMPISQARSTARSLGLNLDVEDRLYSDKIAPEAVVSQMPAAGTSIKPQQQIHILLSLGPQKVSVPDVVGRSIRAARITAVERGLTIGDVAALYWPQAEQNQVVAQDPPPATTDLQSPAVNFLVSLGPTPAAYLCPNFQGKPVGVVQSELEQAGFQNIRITQAAVAGALQGNIIQQLPLPGSRVTPNTVFEFQVAQ; from the coding sequence ATGAAGGTCAACGACAGTGTCCGGACAGTTTTGCGTTTACTTTTCCTGGTCGCCGTCCTGATGTCGATCGCCGTCGTCTCCGCCATCACCACCATTCGTCTCACTGTCCACGGCCGCCAGGAAACCCTTCCCAACCTGGTTGGCATGCCGATTAGCCAGGCCCGAAGCACCGCGCGCTCGCTCGGCCTGAATCTGGACGTCGAAGACCGGCTTTATAGTGACAAGATTGCGCCCGAAGCGGTCGTATCGCAGATGCCGGCCGCAGGGACCAGTATCAAACCGCAACAGCAAATCCACATCCTGTTGAGCCTGGGACCCCAGAAGGTCAGCGTCCCCGACGTGGTTGGACGCAGCATTCGCGCAGCCCGCATTACAGCCGTTGAGCGCGGGTTGACTATCGGCGATGTTGCCGCGCTTTATTGGCCACAGGCTGAACAGAACCAGGTGGTGGCGCAGGACCCTCCTCCGGCTACAACTGACCTGCAGAGCCCCGCCGTCAACTTTCTGGTTTCACTGGGTCCCACACCGGCAGCATATCTGTGCCCGAATTTTCAGGGAAAACCCGTTGGGGTGGTCCAGTCTGAGCTGGAGCAGGCTGGGTTCCAAAACATCAGAATAACTCAGGCCGCTGTTGCGGGCGCTCTGCAGGGCAACATCATTCAGCAGCTTCCGCTTCCGGGAAGCAGAGTTACACCGAACACGGTTTTTGAATTCCAGGTTGCGCAGTAG
- a CDS encoding SIS domain-containing protein — MAWPVATSGTYASNALLAEFQARADNMTPLMEEILQQPEALSCVRKYYASPGAIPMSIRKKLGISRETLVVFTGMGSSLHAAYPAQAWLTAMGYRAIVWEAAELLHHHLNVLSPDTLLVVVSQSGETVEITRLIEVLPKKINVVAVTNVENSHLARKGKLLLPMMAGVQAAVSTKTYTCAVAVLMYLAFAIAGEANRPLSQALMHAVDAQEDILERRDDVMLPTLEFFNHPPYVALLSRGADMASAFQGSLMLKEVARLAAEPITAAQFRHGPIEIVNPSHCYIIFARHTLPGAAAPRTRKPATLLLKLADDIRSHKGRVLLISDRTVDDVTNMRLIHVDPIRLGLGTLVDIVLIQLLAHDYALRAGFEPGKFWIAEGVTRRE; from the coding sequence ATGGCCTGGCCGGTTGCGACAAGCGGCACATACGCCTCGAACGCTTTGCTCGCTGAATTCCAGGCAAGAGCTGACAACATGACTCCATTAATGGAAGAAATCCTGCAGCAGCCGGAGGCGCTTTCCTGCGTTCGCAAATACTATGCCAGCCCCGGCGCCATTCCGATGAGCATCCGGAAAAAGCTTGGGATTTCACGAGAGACGCTGGTGGTTTTTACGGGCATGGGCTCTTCGCTGCATGCTGCTTACCCGGCGCAGGCCTGGCTTACGGCCATGGGATACCGGGCGATCGTTTGGGAGGCGGCCGAGCTGCTGCACCATCACTTGAACGTGCTGAGCCCAGACACCCTGCTGGTCGTTGTATCGCAATCGGGCGAAACCGTGGAAATAACTCGGCTGATCGAGGTCCTTCCGAAAAAGATTAACGTTGTCGCCGTCACCAACGTCGAGAACAGCCACCTGGCCCGAAAAGGGAAGCTGCTCCTGCCCATGATGGCGGGCGTCCAGGCGGCGGTGAGCACCAAGACTTATACGTGTGCCGTGGCGGTCCTGATGTACCTGGCGTTTGCGATCGCGGGAGAAGCCAACCGGCCGCTAAGCCAGGCTCTGATGCACGCCGTGGACGCGCAGGAAGATATCCTGGAGCGGCGCGACGACGTGATGCTGCCTACCCTCGAATTTTTTAACCACCCGCCTTACGTGGCTCTGCTTTCAAGAGGCGCGGACATGGCTTCAGCCTTTCAGGGGTCCCTGATGTTGAAGGAAGTCGCCCGCCTGGCCGCTGAGCCCATAACGGCGGCGCAATTCCGGCACGGGCCCATTGAAATTGTCAATCCGTCGCATTGCTACATCATTTTCGCCCGGCACACCCTGCCCGGCGCTGCGGCGCCGCGCACGCGAAAGCCCGCCACCCTGCTGCTGAAACTGGCCGATGACATCCGGTCTCACAAAGGGCGCGTCCTGCTGATTTCTGACCGCACCGTTGATGACGTCACCAACATGCGCCTGATCCACGTTGACCCCATCCGGCTGGGCCTCGGGACGCTGGTGGATATTGTTCTGATTCAACTTCTGGCCCACGACTACGCTCTGCGCGCCGGCTTCGAGCCCGGCAAATTCTGGATTGCCGAGGGCGTCACCCGCCGGGAATAG
- a CDS encoding mandelate racemase/muconate lactonizing enzyme family protein translates to MKITAVEPLVLGAAWRNLIFIKVKTDEGLVGIGECTLHNREEGILGYLQGAVRRHVIGSDPFNTEDLWLRMYRNEFWRNGAIATTVMSGIEIACWDIVGKACGQPVWRLLGGQCHEKVKAYANAWYTVERKPEEFARRVKVVLDKGYHALKVDPFGPGGLEISHAEKVRSVELVAAIREAVGPDVEIFVEMHGRFSAATAIEIARMLEPWHPGWIEEPCPPEDIPSLIKVADHVNLPVATGERYYTRYGFREVLESNAPDILQPDVIHAGGLMEMKKIAAMGDLRSMVMAPHNSNGPVCTAASVHFDFCTTNVKVQECFDDFSETWVVDAVPGTPRPRGGYFYPPEKPGLGVELNEDLIKEHPYKEGFFNMWEKDWHMRQFTS, encoded by the coding sequence ATGAAAATCACTGCCGTTGAGCCATTGGTGCTTGGAGCAGCATGGCGGAATCTGATCTTTATTAAGGTGAAGACTGACGAGGGTCTGGTTGGGATTGGCGAATGCACGCTTCACAATCGGGAGGAAGGAATTCTGGGATACCTCCAGGGGGCCGTCCGCCGGCACGTTATCGGTTCCGACCCTTTCAACACTGAAGACCTGTGGCTACGCATGTACCGGAACGAATTCTGGCGCAACGGCGCTATTGCTACCACGGTGATGAGCGGTATTGAGATCGCCTGCTGGGATATTGTCGGTAAGGCCTGCGGCCAGCCCGTGTGGCGTCTGCTTGGCGGACAATGCCATGAAAAAGTCAAGGCTTACGCTAACGCCTGGTACACGGTTGAGCGCAAGCCCGAAGAATTTGCCAGGCGGGTAAAGGTGGTCCTCGACAAGGGCTATCACGCTCTCAAGGTGGACCCGTTTGGGCCGGGCGGCCTCGAGATTTCCCATGCCGAAAAGGTAAGGTCGGTGGAACTGGTGGCCGCTATTCGCGAAGCGGTCGGACCCGACGTCGAAATTTTCGTCGAGATGCACGGCCGATTCAGCGCTGCCACAGCCATCGAGATCGCTCGCATGCTGGAGCCCTGGCATCCCGGCTGGATTGAAGAACCTTGTCCGCCGGAAGATATTCCCTCGCTCATCAAGGTGGCCGATCACGTTAATCTTCCCGTCGCTACCGGTGAACGCTATTACACGCGCTACGGGTTCCGCGAAGTTCTGGAATCGAACGCGCCTGACATCCTTCAGCCCGACGTCATCCACGCCGGAGGCCTGATGGAGATGAAGAAGATTGCCGCCATGGGCGACCTTCGCTCGATGGTGATGGCGCCCCACAATTCGAACGGCCCGGTTTGTACGGCCGCCAGCGTTCACTTTGATTTCTGCACCACCAATGTGAAAGTGCAGGAATGCTTTGACGATTTCTCCGAGACCTGGGTGGTGGACGCCGTCCCAGGAACTCCACGGCCACGCGGCGGTTATTTCTACCCGCCGGAAAAGCCAGGCCTCGGCGTGGAATTGAACGAGGACCTGATCAAAGAGCATCCCTACAAAGAAGGTTTCTTCAATATGTGGGAAAAGGACTGGCACATGCGCCAGTTCACGAGCTGA
- a CDS encoding homoserine dehydrogenase, with amino-acid sequence MTGAPKTKKQPGAGRAPRPIGLGIIGVGTVGTGTIKVLQEHRPEIERRLGCRLRLKMICSRSIHKKDLSWINNKPALTTDWKEVVRNPAVDIVVELVGKLPAARAIAFATVDAGKHLVTANKQLVAEHGIELVGRSIKKGVKLGIEACVAGGTPILHAIRSGLAGESFAAVYGILNGTTNYILTEMEQRGASFSEALAEAQKLGFAEPDPTFDVEGFDARYKIAILTMVCFGQAVPVEEIPVEGITRIEQVDFAYAHRLNRTIRLIAAARRQRGRNLEITVRPMMIPQASQLANVWGSTNGILLLGNMGGATTLTGRGAGGEPTGVAVLSDVVEIARTIATGGAGSTPLGYSEWHREKVGLPSGELVSSYLRLVVRDRPGILARVCATLGRHRINIDSVLQEPAMPKENLPFVMTLEPTAEVRVRAAVREIARLPFLVQPPLLLPFVDLP; translated from the coding sequence ATGACAGGAGCACCAAAGACAAAGAAGCAGCCTGGCGCAGGACGCGCCCCCAGGCCTATCGGGCTTGGAATCATCGGCGTCGGGACCGTAGGCACGGGGACCATCAAAGTCCTGCAGGAACACCGGCCGGAGATTGAACGCCGGCTGGGTTGCAGGCTGCGGCTGAAGATGATCTGCTCGCGCAGCATCCACAAAAAAGACCTTTCCTGGATCAACAACAAGCCCGCCCTTACCACCGATTGGAAGGAAGTGGTCCGCAACCCGGCAGTGGACATCGTCGTGGAGCTTGTGGGGAAGCTTCCGGCCGCCCGTGCCATTGCCTTTGCCACGGTGGACGCCGGGAAGCATCTGGTGACCGCCAATAAGCAGCTTGTGGCTGAGCACGGCATCGAGCTGGTGGGCCGCAGCATCAAGAAAGGCGTCAAGTTGGGCATTGAAGCCTGCGTGGCCGGTGGAACTCCTATTCTGCACGCCATTCGTTCGGGCCTTGCCGGGGAAAGCTTTGCGGCAGTATACGGAATTCTGAACGGCACCACGAACTACATCCTGACGGAAATGGAGCAGCGCGGTGCCTCCTTTTCCGAGGCGCTGGCTGAAGCGCAGAAACTGGGCTTCGCCGAGCCGGACCCCACCTTTGATGTGGAAGGTTTTGACGCCCGTTATAAGATTGCCATTCTCACCATGGTCTGCTTTGGCCAGGCGGTGCCGGTGGAGGAGATTCCGGTTGAAGGAATCACGCGGATCGAGCAGGTGGACTTTGCTTACGCCCACCGCCTCAACCGCACCATCCGTCTAATTGCCGCCGCCCGCAGGCAGCGCGGCCGCAACCTGGAAATCACGGTGCGGCCCATGATGATTCCGCAGGCGTCCCAACTGGCCAACGTCTGGGGAAGCACCAATGGCATTCTGCTGCTTGGAAACATGGGAGGCGCCACCACGCTGACCGGTCGCGGCGCAGGAGGCGAGCCTACCGGCGTCGCCGTCCTTTCCGACGTCGTGGAAATTGCGCGGACAATTGCGACGGGAGGCGCCGGCAGCACGCCTCTGGGTTATTCTGAATGGCACAGAGAAAAAGTCGGCCTGCCCTCAGGCGAACTCGTCAGCTCTTATTTACGACTGGTGGTGCGCGACCGTCCCGGCATCCTGGCGCGCGTGTGCGCCACGCTCGGACGACATCGGATCAACATTGACTCCGTTCTCCAGGAACCCGCGATGCCCAAGGAAAACTTGCCCTTTGTCATGACCCTTGAGCCTACGGCTGAAGTTCGCGTGCGGGCCGCCGTCCGTGAAATTGCGCGGCTTCCCTTCCTGGTGCAACCGCCTCTGCTGCTGCCCTTTGTCGATCTGCCCTGA
- a CDS encoding tetratricopeptide repeat protein, translated as MHKGVDPKGGGRRGDLNRVLFVLGLVLVFNAAYLAAYATPDLFYVANAILHPFLGVVAAILFLIYLNRRREYLAGHSGPISVLFFAVSAGFGIYLFFVGMTVPHSLALYLHVGFALGGLFFLLVRLRSFMRDRGGIPFARNPWQIAAAGFITALIFYGAVSLYHQYFPNPEYTIKNPPTAPVSMYEEGGGRNSLMWPNSAQTADGKTIPGQFFMNSETCEPCHKDIYLQWQHSMHHFSSFNNQWYRKSIEYMQDTVGIKPSMWCAGCHDHAIAFTDVMQKRPIRQIEFTPEGQAGLGCMSCHAIAHVTSTMGNGSYVMKYPQLDRLVASKNPLMRYIANFSILLNPKPHREVFLKPFHRERKDVAEFCSSCHKVHLDVPVDHYRWLRGFNDYDNWQGSGVSGNSARSFYYPPKPMVCIDCHMPMVKSGDFGNIDGYVHSHRFIAANTAVPTSHDDTSQVADVEKFLKGAVTVDIFAITDEPKGQSEQLSRPAAGAPQASTMFAVGEESAHGQQAAMVTAAPPAKLMAPVNRGVAYLRRGETARVEVVVRTKSLGHFFPGGTVDAFDCWVELKGVDDKGHTIFWSGEAAGNGKGPVDPAAHYYRSLSVDEHGNWINKRNAWSAHATVYAHLIPPGAADAVHFRVKVPNDCGGKITFTAKLNYRKFDWWNTQWAFAGRPDPHQKDRQTTPYYDNTHWLFDGNLADVSAREKKVPDVPIVVMSEDSVTVPVLPASSKPFEQNTSLLPDDVYRWNDYGIGLLLQGDLKGAARAFEIVTRIDPKYADGWVNVARALVQEGNVDRAVPYLKTAMSLNSDLASAHYFMGQVYQTRGDYEQAYSEYEKAHDLHPGDRVVSDEIGHILFLQRKYEQAVKQFQYTLSIDPEDLIAHYNLMLCYRGLQDNARSDHEEKLYMRFKADESANSLIGPYDLGHPDDNTEAQPIHEHVSITDESLPGLQFYWNYGQQWDWLPGRLETEQRAALSRYKKDGSYGYLAAMRKDKLKMRANHRVTAQHLPPARHRHKVAGGDRLRARPAHKIVAETGPF; from the coding sequence TTGCACAAGGGTGTTGATCCCAAGGGTGGCGGTCGCCGGGGCGATCTGAACAGGGTCCTGTTCGTTCTCGGGCTCGTGCTGGTTTTCAACGCAGCCTATCTGGCCGCGTATGCCACGCCGGATCTCTTCTATGTCGCCAATGCGATCCTGCATCCTTTCCTCGGCGTTGTTGCCGCGATTCTCTTTCTTATTTATCTCAATCGGCGCCGGGAATATCTCGCCGGCCATTCAGGCCCGATTTCCGTCCTCTTTTTTGCCGTCTCCGCAGGTTTCGGGATTTACCTCTTCTTCGTTGGAATGACGGTCCCTCACAGCCTTGCCCTTTACCTCCACGTTGGCTTTGCTCTTGGCGGGCTTTTCTTCCTGCTGGTCCGTCTGCGCTCCTTTATGCGCGACCGAGGAGGAATCCCGTTTGCCCGCAATCCCTGGCAGATTGCCGCAGCCGGGTTTATCACGGCGCTGATCTTCTATGGCGCAGTTTCCCTTTACCATCAATACTTCCCCAACCCGGAATATACGATCAAGAACCCGCCGACCGCACCCGTCAGCATGTACGAAGAAGGCGGAGGCAGGAACAGCCTGATGTGGCCCAACTCCGCGCAGACCGCCGACGGCAAGACGATTCCGGGCCAGTTCTTCATGAATTCAGAAACCTGCGAGCCGTGCCATAAGGACATCTATCTCCAGTGGCAGCACTCGATGCACCACTTCTCGTCCTTCAACAACCAGTGGTACCGCAAGTCGATCGAGTACATGCAGGATACCGTCGGGATCAAGCCGTCCATGTGGTGCGCCGGCTGCCATGACCATGCCATTGCCTTTACCGACGTGATGCAGAAACGCCCGATCCGGCAGATCGAGTTCACGCCCGAAGGCCAGGCCGGCCTGGGTTGCATGTCGTGCCATGCCATCGCCCACGTCACGAGCACCATGGGAAACGGCAGCTACGTCATGAAGTATCCACAGCTCGACCGCCTGGTGGCCAGCAAGAACCCGCTGATGCGTTACATCGCCAATTTTTCAATCCTCCTCAACCCCAAGCCGCACCGGGAAGTATTCCTGAAGCCCTTTCACCGGGAACGTAAAGACGTGGCAGAGTTCTGCTCGTCATGCCACAAGGTCCACCTGGATGTCCCTGTAGATCACTATCGCTGGCTCCGTGGATTCAACGACTACGACAACTGGCAGGGGAGCGGAGTTTCTGGCAACAGTGCGAGGTCCTTCTATTATCCGCCCAAGCCGATGGTCTGCATCGACTGCCACATGCCGATGGTCAAATCCGGCGACTTTGGAAACATTGACGGCTATGTCCATTCGCACCGCTTTATAGCCGCCAATACGGCCGTGCCAACCTCCCACGATGATACGTCGCAGGTAGCAGACGTTGAAAAGTTTCTGAAGGGGGCAGTGACCGTAGATATCTTTGCAATTACCGATGAGCCCAAAGGCCAGTCTGAGCAGCTATCCCGCCCGGCAGCCGGCGCCCCGCAGGCTTCCACCATGTTCGCGGTAGGCGAAGAATCGGCCCACGGCCAGCAAGCAGCCATGGTTACCGCGGCACCCCCGGCAAAGCTGATGGCGCCGGTCAATCGCGGCGTCGCCTATCTGCGCCGGGGCGAGACCGCGCGCGTCGAGGTGGTCGTGCGCACCAAATCCCTCGGACACTTCTTCCCCGGCGGCACCGTCGATGCATTCGATTGCTGGGTGGAACTCAAGGGAGTGGACGATAAGGGCCACACGATCTTCTGGAGCGGCGAAGCGGCCGGCAACGGGAAAGGCCCTGTCGATCCCGCAGCGCATTATTACCGCTCGCTATCGGTTGATGAACACGGGAACTGGATCAACAAGCGCAACGCGTGGTCGGCGCACGCCACCGTTTACGCCCATCTGATTCCTCCCGGCGCAGCGGACGCCGTCCATTTCCGCGTGAAGGTCCCGAATGATTGCGGCGGCAAAATCACTTTCACCGCCAAACTGAACTATCGCAAGTTCGACTGGTGGAACACTCAATGGGCTTTTGCCGGCCGGCCCGATCCGCATCAGAAAGACCGCCAGACAACTCCCTATTATGACAACACGCATTGGCTCTTCGATGGCAACCTCGCGGACGTTTCCGCCAGGGAGAAGAAGGTCCCTGATGTTCCCATCGTCGTGATGTCTGAAGACTCCGTGACAGTGCCCGTGCTGCCAGCTTCCTCGAAGCCGTTCGAGCAGAATACCAGCTTGCTCCCGGACGACGTTTACCGCTGGAATGATTACGGCATCGGCCTCCTCCTCCAGGGAGATCTGAAGGGCGCGGCCCGCGCGTTCGAGATCGTTACAAGAATCGACCCGAAATATGCCGATGGATGGGTCAACGTCGCCCGCGCGCTGGTCCAGGAAGGCAACGTGGACCGGGCCGTTCCTTACCTGAAGACGGCGATGTCGCTGAATTCTGACCTTGCAAGCGCGCACTACTTTATGGGGCAGGTTTACCAGACACGGGGCGACTACGAACAAGCCTACTCGGAATATGAGAAGGCCCATGATCTCCATCCCGGCGACCGCGTTGTCAGCGATGAAATAGGCCACATCCTTTTCCTCCAGCGCAAGTATGAGCAGGCTGTAAAGCAGTTCCAATATACGCTGAGCATCGATCCTGAGGACCTGATTGCGCACTATAACCTGATGCTCTGCTACCGCGGCTTGCAGGACAACGCCAGATCGGACCACGAAGAGAAGCTGTACATGCGCTTCAAGGCGGATGAAAGCGCCAACTCCCTCATCGGCCCCTACGATCTGGGCCATCCGGACGATAACACTGAGGCGCAGCCCATCCATGAGCACGTTTCGATCACCGACGAAAGCCTCCCAGGCTTGCAGTTCTATTGGAACTACGGCCAGCAGTGGGACTGGCTGCCGGGCAGGCTCGAAACCGAACAGCGGGCCGCCCTTTCGCGCTACAAAAAGGATGGCAGCTACGGCTATCTTGCCGCAATGCGGAAAGACAAGCTCAAAATGCGCGCGAACCATCGGGTGACGGCACAGCACCTGCCGCCGGCGCGGCATCGCCACAAAGTGGCTGGCGGCGACAGGCTGCGCGCCCGTCCCGCGCATAAGATTGTGGCAGAAACCGGGCCTTTTTAA
- a CDS encoding CRTAC1 family protein gives MSPSSRRDFLKNLALMAGGAQVIDPRQLAAAAQTSARRYVNIAPQAGIHFIHNTGAFGKKYLPETMGSGCAFIDYDNDGNQDILLINGTDFTGHVRRQTTMKLYHNNGNGTFTDVTARAGLNVPMYGMGVAIGDYDNDGWDDIYVTALGEARLFHNERNGTFRDVTRVAGVNNTGYGASAAWFDYDKDGRLDLFVCNYVEWTQKTDITCSLDGTHKSYCTPAAYKGQSCRLFHNLGGGRFEDVTRKASIYDPTGKNLGVAIVDYDMDGWPDIAVSNDTEPNKLYHNNHDGTFTQDSVQAGIAYDANGTARGAMGIDAADFDRSGYPSLAIGNFANQMLGLYHNEKHDFFIDVAPQSSIGQESRLSLTFGLFFYDYNLDGRQDLFAANGHIEPDIARIQAQVTYAERPLLFQNDGSGKFDEVGKEAGFSRQIVARGAAYADIDNDGYPDVLVTTNGGPAYLFRNEGENSANAIRIKAVGTRSNRNGIGARVRVRSGRNTGWQTVHSGSSYCSQSELPLTFGLQKAGAADEVEIDWPSGHQDKLTNLKANATYAIQEGGKILSTRPFKR, from the coding sequence ATGAGCCCATCTTCGCGCCGCGATTTTCTCAAAAACCTGGCGCTGATGGCCGGCGGAGCGCAGGTCATCGATCCGCGGCAGCTCGCCGCTGCGGCTCAAACTTCGGCAAGAAGGTACGTAAACATCGCGCCGCAGGCGGGAATCCATTTCATCCACAATACGGGCGCGTTCGGCAAAAAGTATTTGCCGGAGACCATGGGCTCCGGCTGCGCCTTTATCGATTATGATAATGACGGCAATCAGGACATCCTGCTGATCAATGGGACCGATTTCACCGGCCACGTCCGTCGCCAGACGACGATGAAGCTCTACCACAACAACGGTAACGGGACTTTTACGGACGTCACAGCGCGCGCCGGCTTGAACGTCCCCATGTATGGAATGGGCGTGGCGATCGGCGATTATGACAATGATGGCTGGGACGATATTTACGTTACCGCTCTCGGCGAAGCGCGTCTTTTCCACAATGAGCGCAACGGCACGTTCCGCGATGTCACCAGGGTGGCCGGCGTAAACAACACGGGGTATGGCGCCAGCGCAGCCTGGTTTGATTACGACAAAGATGGAAGGCTGGACCTTTTTGTCTGTAATTACGTCGAGTGGACCCAGAAGACGGACATCACTTGCTCGCTCGACGGCACGCACAAATCTTATTGCACTCCCGCGGCCTACAAGGGCCAAAGCTGCCGCCTGTTTCACAACCTGGGCGGCGGCCGGTTTGAGGACGTAACCCGGAAAGCCAGCATCTACGACCCCACGGGCAAAAACCTGGGCGTGGCCATCGTTGATTACGACATGGACGGCTGGCCGGACATTGCCGTGTCAAATGACACCGAGCCCAACAAGCTCTATCACAACAACCACGACGGCACCTTTACGCAGGATTCCGTCCAGGCCGGGATCGCTTATGACGCCAACGGCACGGCGCGCGGCGCCATGGGCATCGACGCCGCCGATTTCGACCGCTCCGGTTATCCCAGCCTCGCCATCGGGAACTTTGCCAACCAGATGCTGGGCCTCTACCACAACGAAAAGCACGATTTTTTTATTGACGTCGCCCCGCAATCTTCCATCGGGCAGGAAAGCCGCCTGTCGCTGACCTTTGGCCTGTTCTTCTATGACTACAACCTCGACGGGCGTCAGGACCTTTTCGCTGCCAACGGCCACATCGAACCCGATATCGCCCGCATTCAAGCCCAGGTGACTTACGCGGAGCGCCCGCTGTTGTTTCAAAATGACGGGAGCGGAAAGTTCGATGAAGTCGGAAAAGAAGCGGGCTTTTCGAGGCAGATCGTGGCGCGTGGTGCGGCGTATGCCGATATCGATAATGACGGATACCCGGACGTTCTCGTCACCACCAACGGCGGCCCGGCTTACCTCTTCAGGAACGAAGGCGAAAATTCTGCCAACGCCATCCGCATCAAGGCCGTCGGTACCCGCTCAAACCGCAACGGCATCGGAGCGCGGGTTCGGGTGCGCTCCGGCCGCAATACGGGTTGGCAGACTGTCCATTCGGGTTCCAGCTACTGCTCGCAAAGCGAACTTCCGCTGACCTTCGGGCTGCAGAAGGCAGGCGCGGCGGATGAAGTGGAAATCGACTGGCCCAGCGGCCACCAGGATAAGCTCACAAACCTGAAAGCCAACGCCACATACGCCATCCAGGAAGGCGGGAAAATCCTCTCCACGCGTCCCTTCAAGCGATAG
- a CDS encoding TraR/DksA family transcriptional regulator — translation MPATLKTRTNEYRTMLLKKRQELLAGSRNNPEALSAIQSADEMEFAVRSVEQDVNVTTASVRSRMLRQIDYALERVAGGTYGVCQACGEQISVNRLKAIPWAEYCLDCEELRSRN, via the coding sequence ATGCCAGCAACACTGAAAACAAGAACGAACGAGTACCGCACGATGCTGCTGAAGAAGCGGCAGGAACTTCTGGCGGGTTCCAGAAACAACCCAGAGGCCCTTTCGGCAATCCAGTCGGCCGACGAAATGGAGTTTGCCGTTCGTAGCGTAGAGCAGGATGTCAATGTAACAACGGCCAGCGTTCGCAGCCGCATGCTCAGGCAGATTGATTATGCGCTTGAGCGCGTCGCGGGTGGCACCTATGGCGTGTGCCAGGCCTGCGGAGAACAAATTTCTGTGAACCGGCTCAAGGCGATTCCCTGGGCAGAATATTGCCTCGACTGCGAAGAACTGCGTAGCAGGAACTAA